A genomic segment from Drosophila willistoni isolate 14030-0811.24 chromosome 2L unlocalized genomic scaffold, UCI_dwil_1.1 Seg168, whole genome shotgun sequence encodes:
- the LOC6652089 gene encoding eukaryotic translation elongation factor 1 epsilon-1 → MCDVATVKKIANCLGVSPGQVKLNDEQVVTRISKNKSVNGFASILETLALESTSETALNSKSSREVEAQVYQWIEFAVLYVAPGSKDKYVAKQLLADFNRLFINKSYLVGHFITLADLAVYYAIYNLVKCLTPVEKESYLNLSRWFDHLQQRPEVNQGEPLLNFTTIYLHGWATGTHI, encoded by the exons ATGTGTGACGTAGCCACCGTTAAAAAGATTGCCAATTGCCTGGGAGTATCTCCAGGTCAGGTGAAATTAAATGATGAGCAG GTCGTCACGCGTATCAGCAAGAACAAATCTGTAAACGGCTTTGCTTCTATTCTGGAAACCCTGGCGCTGGAATCCACATCAGAGACGGCCCTGAACAGTAAATCTAGTCGAGAAGTTGAGGCTCAGGTCTATCAGTGGATTGAATTCGCCGTGCTCTATGTGGCTCCCGGATCCAAGGATAAATACGTCGCCAAGCAATTACTGGCGGACTTCAACAGGCTTTTCATCAATAAATCATATCTGGTCGGTCACTTCATCACACTGGCAGATTTGGCTGTCTATTATGCCATCTACAACTTGGTG AAATGTCTTACCCCCGTGGAAAAGGAATCCTATTTGAATCTGTCGCGTTGGTTCGATCATTTACAGCAGCGGCCAGAAGTTAACCAGGGAGAACCCCTGCTTAATTTTACCACCATTTATTTGCATGGCTGGGCCACTGGCACCCACATCTAA